AACCGCCGCGACGGGGGATTCTCGCTGCTCTACGCCGCCGGGAATATTGGATCGATAGCCGCGCCGATCGCCTGTGGTCTGGCGGCGCAGTGGTATGGCTGGCATGTCGGCTTTGCGCTGGCGGGCGTGGGAATGTTCATCGGCCTGCTCATCTTTTTAAGCGGTCATCGCCACTTTCAGCAGACGCGCGGTGTTAATCGCCCCGCGCTGCGGGCGGTTAAATTCGCCCTTCCAACCTGGGGTTGGCTGGTATTAATGCTGTGTATCGCACCGGTATTCTTCACCCTCCTGCTGGAAAATAACTGGTCTGGCTATGTGCTGGCCATTGTCTGCGTCTTCGCGGCGCAACTTATCGCCCGTATTATGGTTAAATTTCCCGAACACCGTCGCGCCTTGTGGCAAATCGTTCTGTTAATGATCACCGGCACTCTCTTCTGGGTTCTGGCGCAGCAGGGCGGAAGTTCGATCAGTTTATTCATCGACCGTTTTGTCAACCGCCACTGGCTAAACATGACCGTCCCCACCGCATTGTTCCAGTCGGTCAATGCGATTGCGGTGATGGCGGCGGGCGTGGTGCTGGCGTGGCTGAGCAGCCCGAAAGAGAGCGCCCGCTCGGTGCTGCGCGTCTGGCTTAAATTTGCCGTGGGGCTGGTATTGATGGGCGGCGGTTTTATGCTGCTGGCGCTAAACGCGCATCAGGCCCGGTTAGACGGGCAGGCATCAATGGGAATGATGATCGCAGGGCTGGCGCTGATGGGCTTTGCGGAACTGTTTATTGATCCGGTCGCGATGGCGCAAATTACCCGCCTCAACCTGCCTGGCGTCACGGGCGTACTGACCGGTATTTATATGCTGGCGACCGGCGCGGTCGCTAACTGGCTGGCTGGCGTGGTCGCGCAACAAACCACGGAATCGCAAATTAGTGATACGGCGGTAGCCGCCTACGGACACTTTTTCTCGCAAATGGGCGAGTGGACGCTAAGTTGCGTGGCGCTGATCGTCGCCATTGTCGGCCTGAGATGGGTTTGCACCCGGACTACATCGGCGCTACCGCAGGGCGATTAAACGGTGGTTCGCTGCCCACAAGGAGGAGACGGGCAGCGAATCGGCACATCAGATAGCCGCGTCGTCTTCTTCGCCAGTACGGATACGAATAACGCGGGCGACATCAAAGACAAAGATCTTACCGTCGCCGATTTTCCCCGTCTGCGCGGTACGAATGATGGTATCAACACAGGTATCCACGATGTCGTCAGGCACAACGATTTCAATTTTTACCTTCGGCAGAAAATCCACCATATATTCCGCGCCGCGATACAGCTCGGTGTGGCCTTTTTGACGGCCAAAACCTTTGACTTCAGTGACCGTCATGCCGGTAATACCTACCTCGGCCAGCGCTTCACGGACATCGTCCAGCTTGAAGGGTTTAATAATCGCATCAATCTTTTTCATGCTATTCCTTGAAAAGGTCGCCTGTGTTTTGATCGGTTAAACGTAACATATTTCGCGCTACTTTACGGCATGAAAACTACTCTTTGAAATCATTCGCATCCAGTTCGTGACGGGAGAGTAGCTTATAGAATTCCGTGCGGTTGCGCCCCGCCATCCTTGCCGCGTGCGTCACGTTACCTTTGGTAATTTGCAGTAACTTGCGCAGATAGTTCAGTTCAAATTGGTTTCGCGCTTCGGCAAAAGTTGGCAGCGCGGTGTTTTCGCCTTCCAGCGCCTGCTCGACCAACGCATCGCTGATCACCGGCGAAGAAGTTAACGCCACGCATTGTTCAATGACGTTGACCAGTTGGCGCACGTTGCCCGGCCAGCTTGCCGTCATCAGCCGTTTCATTGCATCAGTAGAAAAGGCGCGAACAAACGGTTTATGCCGCTGTGCCGACTGTCTGAGCAGATGATTAGCCAGCAGCGGAATATCCTCGGTACGCTCCGCCAGCGCCGGAATTTTCAGGCTCACGACATTCAGCCGGTAGTACAAATCTTCACGAAATTCGCCCCGCGCCATCGCCTTCGGCAGATCGCGGTGCGTCGCGGAAATAATTCGCACGTCGATATCAATATCGCGATTGCTGCCCAGCGGCCTGACTTTGCGCTCCTGTAACACCCGCAGCAGCTTCACCTGTAACGGCGCGGGCATATCGCCAATTTCATCCAGAAACAGCGTGCCGCCTTCCGCCGCCTGGAACAACCCTTCACGATTGCTCACTGCGCCGGTAAAGGCGCCGCGCGCATGGCCGAATAATTCGGACTCCAGCAACTGTTCCGGTAACGCGCCGCAGTTAATGGCGACAAACGGCTTGTTACTGCGCGGGCTGGCATTATGAATCGCCTGTGCGAAAATCTCTTTCCCGGTGCCGCTTTGTCCGTTAATCAATACGCTGACATCCGACTGCGCGACCATGCGCGCCTGTTCAAGCAGTCGCAGCATCAGCGGGCTACGGGTAACGATAGCGTTGCGCCAGCTATCGTCCGTCGCGGGAGCGGACTGCTCCAGCGCTTCATCTATCGCTTTATATAACGCGTCTCTGTCGATCGGCTTCGTCAAAAAGCTGAATACGCCTTTCTGGGTAGCGGCCACCGCATCCGGAATAGAACCATGCGCCGTCAGAATGATAACCGGCATTCCCGGCTGTACTTTCTGAATTTCTGTGAACAGTTGCATACCATCCATTTCGTCCATGCGCAGGTCGCTTATTACCAGATCCACTTTTTCCCGATGTAGTACCCGTAGTCCTTCCTGGCCGCTCTCTGCGGTCACGACGCTGTATCCTTCACTGGTCAGGCGCATACCGAGCAATTTCAGTAATCCGGGATCGTCATCGACCAGCAGCAGGTGCGCCGGTTTACGGCTTATCATGGCGTTACCTCATCTTGTGACGGCGACGGCGCCGCGCCATCTTCAGACGTCGCGGGTTTGTCATTCGTATGCGGCGTATCGGCGTTGTAATTCCCTGCCGGTTTTCGTGTCGAAAGCTGGCGCTCAATATCGGTTAAACTCTCCAGCTTACGGGTGGTAAGATCGAGCTGCGTTTGCAAGGCCTGTTGCTGCTGGCGCAGCGCATCCAGCTCACTATCTGACATTTGCTGGAGTTTGCTATAACGCTGACGTTCGGCAGAAAGCGCCAGTTGCAGCGCCTGACCGTCATGCCAGATTTGGTAGACGGGCCGTACCTGAGCCGGTATTTGCGCGCTTAACGCCT
This DNA window, taken from Salmonella enterica subsp. enterica serovar Typhimurium str. LT2, encodes the following:
- the yjdL gene encoding putative POT family, di-/tripeptide transport protein (similar to E. coli putative peptide transporter (AAC77091.1); Blastp hit to AAC77091.1 (485 aa), 80% identity in aa 1 - 484) yields the protein MKTPSQPRAIFYIVAIQIWEYFSFYGMRALLILYLTHQLGFNDSHAINLFSAYASLVYVTPILGGWLADRLLGNRVAVITGALLMTLGHVVLGLESDSTLSLYAALAIIICGYGLFKSNISCLLGELYAPDDNRRDGGFSLLYAAGNIGSIAAPIACGLAAQWYGWHVGFALAGVGMFIGLLIFLSGHRHFQQTRGVNRPALRAVKFALPTWGWLVLMLCIAPVFFTLLLENNWSGYVLAIVCVFAAQLIARIMVKFPEHRRALWQIVLLMITGTLFWVLAQQGGSSISLFIDRFVNRHWLNMTVPTALFQSVNAIAVMAAGVVLAWLSSPKESARSVLRVWLKFAVGLVLMGGGFMLLALNAHQARLDGQASMGMMIAGLALMGFAELFIDPVAMAQITRLNLPGVTGVLTGIYMLATGAVANWLAGVVAQQTTESQISDTAVAAYGHFFSQMGEWTLSCVALIVAIVGLRWVCTRTTSALPQGD
- the glnB gene encoding regulatory protein (P-II) for nitrogen assimilation by glutamine synthetase (ATase) (similar to E. coli regulatory protein P-II for glutamine synthetase (AAC75606.1); Blastp hit to AAC75606.1 (112 aa), 100% identity in aa 1 - 112); amino-acid sequence: MKKIDAIIKPFKLDDVREALAEVGITGMTVTEVKGFGRQKGHTELYRGAEYMVDFLPKVKIEIVVPDDIVDTCVDTIIRTAQTGKIGDGKIFVFDVARVIRIRTGEEDDAAI
- the yfhA gene encoding putative transcriptional regulator of two-component regulator protein (EBP family; similar to E. coli putative 2-component transcriptional regulator (AAC75607.1); Blastp hit to AAC75607.1 (444 aa), 95% identity in aa 1 - 444), giving the protein MISRKPAHLLLVDDDPGLLKLLGMRLTSEGYSVVTAESGQEGLRVLHREKVDLVISDLRMDEMDGMQLFTEIQKVQPGMPVIILTAHGSIPDAVAATQKGVFSFLTKPIDRDALYKAIDEALEQSAPATDDSWRNAIVTRSPLMLRLLEQARMVAQSDVSVLINGQSGTGKEIFAQAIHNASPRSNKPFVAINCGALPEQLLESELFGHARGAFTGAVSNREGLFQAAEGGTLFLDEIGDMPAPLQVKLLRVLQERKVRPLGSNRDIDIDVRIISATHRDLPKAMARGEFREDLYYRLNVVSLKIPALAERTEDIPLLANHLLRQSAQRHKPFVRAFSTDAMKRLMTASWPGNVRQLVNVIEQCVALTSSPVISDALVEQALEGENTALPTFAEARNQFELNYLRKLLQITKGNVTHAARMAGRNRTEFYKLLSRHELDANDFKE